The following proteins are encoded in a genomic region of Mahella australiensis 50-1 BON:
- a CDS encoding RnfABCDGE type electron transport complex subunit G produces the protein MRDILNLGFKLLLITAVAALALGVVNAITREPIKAQIEKMDAQGRIAVFSEDTEFIELDADKIKAMSPDYAMVSQAFQAKEGGQVVGYAIKTMPSGYGGAIELTVGISTDGTLTGIYVGNNAETPGLGAKASEPKFKDQFKGKKVDTPLEVIKSGQANDNQVQAISGATITSKAVTEGVNTAMKLYSEVLSNDNDVQQLLVQEGGQ, from the coding sequence GTGCGTGATATATTGAATCTGGGCTTTAAACTCCTTCTTATAACGGCGGTAGCGGCATTGGCGTTGGGGGTAGTCAATGCCATAACCAGGGAACCTATAAAGGCTCAAATAGAGAAAATGGATGCCCAAGGCCGCATAGCCGTATTTTCTGAAGATACCGAATTTATAGAGCTCGATGCCGATAAAATAAAGGCGATGAGCCCGGATTATGCCATGGTAAGCCAGGCGTTCCAGGCTAAAGAAGGCGGACAAGTTGTAGGTTATGCTATAAAGACTATGCCCTCCGGTTATGGTGGCGCTATAGAACTGACGGTTGGCATATCTACCGACGGTACTTTGACGGGTATATACGTGGGCAATAATGCCGAGACGCCGGGGCTGGGGGCCAAAGCGAGCGAGCCTAAATTCAAGGATCAGTTCAAAGGGAAAAAGGTCGATACACCGCTTGAGGTAATAAAGAGCGGTCAGGCTAATGATAATCAGGTACAGGCCATATCTGGAGCTACTATCACATCCAAGGCTGTGACAGAGGGCGTCAATACGGCTATGAAGCTTTATAGCGAGGTATTGAGCAATGACAATGATGTGCAGCAGTTGCTTGTTCAGGAGGGGGGACAATGA
- a CDS encoding RnfABCDGE type electron transport complex subunit D encodes MENEQLVVSSSPHVRSESSVSGIMLDVVIALVPTIIAAAIFFGMRALFIIGISIATAVLTEALIQYLMKKPVTINDWSAVVTGLLLAFNLPPTAPWWLAVIGSAFAIAIVKQLFGGLSYNFLNPALAARAFLLASWPVRMTAWVQPGVDAVTTATPLAILKGTEAAGQLPSLMDMFVGNIGGTIGETSALALLIGAAYLLYKRVINWRIPFVYMATVGVLTWILGPDGAFTGQPLYHVLGGGLILGAFFMATDYVTSPVTPLGQIIMGLGCGIITVVIRLYGGYPEGVSYSILFMNVATPLIERYTVPKKFGEVKGRA; translated from the coding sequence ATGGAGAATGAACAACTTGTTGTGTCGTCTTCGCCGCATGTAAGGTCGGAGAGTTCGGTTTCCGGCATCATGCTCGATGTGGTTATAGCGCTTGTGCCGACTATTATAGCTGCGGCCATATTCTTTGGCATGAGGGCATTGTTTATAATAGGAATATCGATAGCAACTGCGGTATTGACCGAGGCGTTGATACAATACCTTATGAAGAAACCGGTGACCATAAACGATTGGAGCGCTGTGGTAACGGGCCTTTTGCTGGCATTTAATCTGCCGCCTACGGCGCCGTGGTGGCTGGCCGTTATAGGTTCTGCGTTCGCCATAGCCATAGTAAAGCAATTGTTCGGTGGCTTAAGCTATAATTTTCTCAATCCGGCGTTGGCTGCTAGAGCCTTTCTCTTGGCTTCATGGCCGGTGAGAATGACGGCATGGGTGCAGCCCGGGGTCGATGCTGTGACTACAGCTACGCCGTTGGCCATATTGAAGGGTACGGAGGCTGCGGGGCAGTTGCCATCGCTTATGGATATGTTTGTAGGCAATATAGGCGGTACCATAGGCGAGACATCGGCCCTGGCGCTTTTGATAGGTGCAGCCTATCTGCTTTATAAGCGGGTCATAAATTGGAGGATACCTTTTGTATATATGGCTACGGTAGGTGTTTTAACATGGATACTGGGGCCGGATGGGGCATTTACGGGCCAACCGCTTTATCATGTTCTCGGCGGCGGCCTGATACTGGGAGCATTTTTCATGGCCACAGATTACGTTACATCACCAGTCACGCCGTTGGGACAGATCATCATGGGCCTGGGATGCGGCATAATAACGGTGGTTATAAGGCTATATGGCGGTTATCCCGAAGGCGTATCCTATTCTATATTGTTTATGAATGTGGCTACGCCGCTTATCGAACGTTATACTGTGCCAAAAAAATTCGGGGAGGTGAAAGGCCGTGCGTGA
- a CDS encoding HD domain-containing protein produces the protein MERVDKILQHPKYVEYMQRIATDEKDRIFCRHDLQHAIDVARIAYILVLENKLIMKKDMIYATALLHDIGRWKEYEEGTEHTEASAELAADILVDCGFDAEEREFMLKAIRDHRKSGTQSTFLSSIIYKSDKMSRLCIDCNVRDQCKRFANGGKINLYY, from the coding sequence TTGGAAAGGGTAGATAAAATCCTGCAACATCCAAAATACGTTGAATACATGCAGAGGATAGCAACTGATGAGAAGGATAGAATTTTTTGCCGCCACGATCTTCAACATGCTATAGATGTGGCGAGGATAGCCTATATATTGGTATTAGAAAATAAATTAATAATGAAGAAAGATATGATATATGCTACTGCTTTGCTGCATGACATAGGAAGATGGAAGGAATATGAGGAGGGTACCGAGCATACTGAGGCCAGTGCTGAATTGGCAGCCGATATATTGGTAGACTGCGGCTTTGATGCCGAAGAAAGGGAATTTATGCTTAAAGCTATCCGCGATCATAGAAAAAGTGGCACTCAGAGCACTTTCTTGAGCTCAATAATCTATAAAAGCGATAAAATGTCGCGATTATGCATTGATTGCAATGTGCGCGATCAATGTAAACGTTTTGCAAACGGCGGAAAGATAAATCTGTATTATTGA
- the rsxE gene encoding electron transport complex subunit RsxE has translation MMKGVIKDFVNGLWNENPTFRLVVGMCPTLAVTTNATNGVAMGLAASFVLVGSNAMISAMRNFISPKIRMPAFVVVIASFVTIVGMVMKAFLPELDRALGIFIPLIVVNCIIMARAEAFASKQPVVNSIADGLGMGLGFTLALVILGSIREILGNGSIFGINLFGASYEPALLLIMPPGAFMALGLLIGLINYLTRKPKDNAEKEGSH, from the coding sequence ATGATGAAAGGCGTTATAAAGGATTTCGTTAATGGATTATGGAATGAAAATCCTACATTCAGGCTAGTGGTGGGCATGTGCCCGACATTGGCCGTTACCACAAATGCGACAAACGGCGTTGCTATGGGTTTAGCTGCCTCTTTCGTGCTGGTGGGCTCCAATGCTATGATATCGGCTATGAGAAACTTCATATCGCCAAAGATACGCATGCCGGCTTTTGTCGTGGTCATAGCCAGCTTTGTTACAATAGTAGGTATGGTAATGAAAGCCTTTTTGCCAGAGTTGGACAGGGCGCTGGGCATATTCATACCACTTATAGTGGTTAACTGCATCATAATGGCACGCGCTGAAGCATTTGCGTCCAAGCAACCGGTGGTAAACTCTATAGCCGATGGCCTGGGTATGGGATTAGGCTTTACGCTGGCATTGGTTATATTGGGTAGCATAAGGGAGATTTTGGGCAACGGCAGTATATTCGGCATAAATCTATTCGGAGCATCGTATGAGCCGGCTCTGCTACTTATCATGCCGCCAGGTGCTTTTATGGCATTGGGATTGCTGATAGGCCTTATAAACTATCTTACGCGTAAACCAAAGGATAATGCAGAGAAAGAGGGGAGCCATTGA
- a CDS encoding carbohydrate ABC transporter permease, translating to MAQNENTALEVTAPRSVKTSRIISQIILHTILILGSAAMIIPFLWMISTSLKDFGQVFIIPPKWIPDPIMWSNYPNAWNALPFGNAYLNSIKIAVIVVAVQLLTASMAAYAFSKLKFKGRDVLFTIFLATMMIPGQVTMIPTFILMKYLGWIDTHLPLIVPGALFSAFGVFLLRQFMMSLPKELDEAAIMDGANHWTIYWRISLPLIVPAMTALGIFTFMGTWNNFMGPLIYLNTPEKFTVPMLLNQFKGQYITDWTLMMAASAIAIVPVLIIYLIGQRYIIEGIALTGMKA from the coding sequence ATGGCGCAGAATGAAAACACGGCGTTGGAAGTAACAGCTCCACGATCAGTTAAGACCAGCCGTATTATATCGCAGATCATATTGCATACGATATTGATATTGGGGTCGGCTGCCATGATAATACCATTTTTATGGATGATATCGACATCGCTTAAAGATTTTGGGCAGGTATTTATCATACCTCCTAAATGGATACCGGATCCCATAATGTGGTCGAATTATCCTAATGCGTGGAATGCGCTGCCGTTTGGCAATGCTTATTTGAACAGCATAAAGATAGCGGTTATAGTTGTGGCTGTCCAGCTATTGACCGCTTCTATGGCCGCTTATGCTTTCTCTAAGTTAAAATTCAAGGGACGCGATGTATTGTTTACAATATTCCTGGCTACTATGATGATACCGGGCCAGGTTACAATGATACCAACTTTTATATTGATGAAGTATCTCGGATGGATAGATACTCATCTACCGCTCATAGTGCCAGGCGCATTATTCAGCGCTTTTGGTGTGTTTTTGCTCAGACAATTCATGATGAGCTTGCCGAAAGAATTAGATGAGGCGGCCATTATGGATGGAGCTAATCATTGGACGATTTATTGGAGGATATCCCTTCCTCTCATAGTGCCAGCTATGACGGCGTTGGGTATATTCACCTTTATGGGCACGTGGAATAACTTCATGGGGCCGTTGATATACCTCAACACCCCTGAGAAATTTACGGTGCCTATGCTGCTCAATCAATTCAAAGGCCAGTATATCACAGATTGGACACTTATGATGGCAGCGTCGGCTATAGCTATAGTGCCAGTACTCATAATATATCTTATAGGGCAAAGGTATATAATAGAAGGCATAGCTTTAACAGGAATGAAAGCATAA
- a CDS encoding ABC transporter substrate-binding protein produces the protein MFNKKLVAAILAAVLLLSVVLVGCSGGSKAPSSSNGQGQNNGQTDNNNAASSGEKVTITWSTWGNPGELQRFQELNAEYMKLHPNVTIKFMPVPSGYDDKILTQVAGGTAPDAFYASETLTRKLIKQGKIEELDSYLDNSSKLKKDEFIPVLLEMAQKDGKTYGLPVDCNPWVLYYNADLIKSVGMKTPQEYYDEGQWTWDIFSQITSKLVAAGKKGYILENSWGNVYSWLASNDGKAEIYSEDGKKYLLDSQKNMEGLKFLSDNINKGNITYAGSLPQGQGPDAMFMSGQVGFTSFGRWTVPIFKKVSFNWDVIPFPTKDGSKDPQSGIAQAFMVINSSAKNKQAAWEFVEYFNGKEGQTFRLKGNGNAVPSIFGIDEVVTSDTKPDHSEYFINQRNNGFAPFVPEMGVPEVQKDIWDNLDLVWLKKATVEDTVPKIVKSVNDKLANAEP, from the coding sequence ATGTTTAACAAGAAACTGGTTGCTGCTATATTAGCAGCGGTATTGTTGCTGAGCGTTGTGCTCGTAGGATGCAGCGGTGGTTCTAAAGCGCCGTCTTCGTCAAATGGCCAGGGCCAGAACAATGGACAAACCGACAATAACAATGCTGCTTCCAGCGGCGAAAAAGTTACCATCACGTGGTCCACATGGGGTAATCCCGGGGAATTGCAGCGGTTCCAGGAGTTGAATGCCGAATATATGAAACTCCATCCTAATGTGACTATAAAATTTATGCCGGTGCCCAGCGGTTATGATGACAAGATATTGACACAGGTAGCTGGCGGTACTGCTCCGGATGCTTTTTATGCAAGTGAGACTCTTACCCGCAAGCTTATAAAGCAGGGTAAGATCGAAGAGCTTGATTCTTATCTTGATAATTCCAGTAAATTGAAAAAGGATGAATTTATACCTGTATTGCTGGAAATGGCTCAGAAGGATGGCAAGACTTATGGTTTGCCCGTGGATTGCAATCCGTGGGTTCTATATTACAATGCGGACCTTATAAAATCAGTAGGTATGAAGACGCCTCAGGAATATTATGATGAGGGTCAGTGGACATGGGATATCTTTAGCCAGATTACCTCGAAACTTGTTGCCGCCGGTAAGAAAGGCTATATTCTCGAAAATTCATGGGGGAATGTATACAGCTGGCTTGCCTCTAACGATGGCAAAGCAGAAATCTATAGCGAAGATGGTAAAAAGTATCTGTTAGATTCTCAAAAGAATATGGAAGGTTTAAAATTCTTGTCCGATAATATTAACAAAGGCAATATAACTTATGCGGGTTCATTGCCTCAAGGCCAGGGCCCTGATGCTATGTTTATGTCCGGCCAGGTTGGCTTTACATCTTTCGGTCGCTGGACGGTGCCTATATTTAAGAAGGTTAGCTTTAATTGGGACGTAATACCGTTCCCAACTAAAGATGGCAGCAAAGATCCTCAAAGCGGTATAGCCCAGGCGTTTATGGTGATAAATAGTAGTGCTAAAAATAAACAGGCTGCATGGGAGTTTGTGGAATATTTTAACGGCAAAGAAGGTCAGACCTTTAGGCTGAAGGGTAATGGTAATGCTGTACCCTCGATATTTGGGATAGACGAAGTGGTGACTAGCGATACCAAACCAGATCATAGCGAATATTTTATAAATCAACGCAATAACGGTTTCGCTCCTTTTGTACCTGAGATGGGCGTGCCTGAGGTACAGAAGGATATATGGGATAACTTAGACCTTGTATGGCTTAAGAAAGCGACTGTAGAGGATACAGTGCCTAAGATAGTAAAATCTGTAAACGATAAATTGGCTAATGCTGAGCCATAA
- the rsxC gene encoding electron transport complex subunit RsxC, whose translation MNVKTVTFKGGIHPRYNKEFTASKPIRPAALPRIAVIPLQQHVGAPCKPLVKAGNEVKVGQKIGEAGGFVSVPVHASVSGKVVAVEPRLHPSGQQVMSVVIESDGQDTVDENVQPKGDIDKLSDKEIIDVIKEAGIAGLGGAAFPTHVKLSPPPDKRVELVIINGAECEPYLTCDHRLMLEQTDDVVYGTRAIMKALGVSKGIIAIENNKPDAIAVMLKAASGYANNIEVVALKTKYPQGAEKQLIKAITGKEVPSGGLPADVGTVVDNVGTAAAIARAIKTGMPLIERAVTVTGRGIKEPANLMVRIGTPFSQLIDECGGFADKPGKVIMGGPMMGIAQYSLDVPVIKGTSGILVLTEEEAQAPQVQVCIRCARCVEACPMGLLPLYISRYALAGMYDKAEQYNAMDCIECGCCSFECPAKRPLVESIRLAKRAIAANRRKAG comes from the coding sequence ATGAACGTGAAGACCGTGACTTTTAAGGGCGGTATTCATCCAAGGTATAATAAAGAGTTTACGGCTTCCAAGCCCATACGACCAGCCGCGTTGCCGCGAATAGCGGTGATACCGCTGCAACAACATGTGGGTGCTCCGTGTAAACCGTTGGTTAAGGCGGGCAATGAAGTGAAAGTAGGCCAAAAAATAGGCGAAGCCGGCGGTTTTGTCAGCGTGCCGGTGCATGCCAGCGTATCGGGCAAGGTAGTGGCCGTAGAGCCTCGGTTACACCCTAGCGGTCAGCAGGTCATGTCCGTGGTGATAGAATCGGATGGACAGGATACGGTGGATGAAAATGTACAGCCTAAGGGTGATATCGATAAGCTATCGGATAAAGAAATAATAGATGTTATAAAAGAGGCCGGTATAGCGGGATTGGGAGGAGCCGCGTTTCCTACGCATGTCAAACTGTCACCGCCGCCCGACAAGAGGGTGGAGTTGGTTATAATAAATGGTGCCGAATGCGAGCCGTATCTCACATGTGATCATAGGCTTATGCTAGAGCAAACTGACGATGTGGTATATGGTACCAGAGCTATAATGAAGGCTTTGGGTGTGAGCAAGGGTATTATAGCCATAGAAAATAATAAGCCCGATGCTATAGCGGTTATGCTTAAAGCAGCGTCGGGTTATGCGAATAATATAGAAGTGGTGGCGTTGAAGACCAAGTACCCACAAGGTGCCGAAAAACAGCTTATAAAAGCTATTACGGGCAAAGAAGTACCGTCGGGCGGACTGCCGGCCGATGTAGGTACGGTGGTGGATAATGTGGGCACAGCGGCTGCTATAGCCAGGGCCATCAAGACAGGTATGCCGCTTATAGAGCGCGCGGTGACGGTTACAGGCAGGGGGATAAAGGAGCCGGCCAATCTCATGGTGCGCATAGGTACGCCTTTCTCGCAGCTCATAGATGAATGCGGCGGATTTGCAGACAAGCCCGGTAAGGTGATAATGGGAGGGCCGATGATGGGCATAGCTCAGTATTCGCTCGATGTGCCTGTTATAAAAGGTACATCTGGAATATTGGTATTGACAGAGGAAGAGGCTCAGGCACCGCAGGTTCAAGTATGCATACGATGCGCACGCTGTGTGGAGGCATGCCCAATGGGTTTACTGCCGTTGTATATAAGCCGGTATGCGCTGGCCGGTATGTATGACAAAGCCGAGCAATATAATGCTATGGACTGCATAGAATGCGGGTGCTGTTCATTTGAATGCCCAGCCAAGCGGCCGCTGGTGGAGTCTATAAGGTTGGCTAAGCGTGCTATAGCGGCTAATCGCCGTAAAGCCGGTTGA
- the folE gene encoding GTP cyclohydrolase I FolE, producing the protein MVDQQKIEQAMRMMIEAIGEDPEREGLKDTPKRVARMYAELFSGIEENPRKYLEVWFNEDHEEMVLVKDIPFYSMCEHHFLPFVGKAHVAYIPTKGKVTGLSKLARVVESVARRPQLQERLTSQIADILMECLDPQGVVVVIEAEHMCMSMRGVKKPGTTTVTSAVRGIFRRDAKSRAEAFALIKG; encoded by the coding sequence ATGGTAGATCAACAAAAGATTGAACAAGCTATGCGCATGATGATAGAAGCTATAGGCGAAGACCCTGAACGTGAGGGGCTTAAGGATACTCCCAAAAGAGTGGCCAGGATGTATGCCGAATTGTTCAGCGGTATCGAAGAAAATCCTCGAAAGTATCTCGAAGTATGGTTCAACGAGGATCACGAAGAAATGGTATTGGTAAAGGATATACCTTTTTATTCCATGTGCGAACATCATTTTTTGCCGTTTGTTGGCAAGGCGCATGTTGCTTATATACCGACAAAAGGTAAAGTAACGGGTTTGAGCAAACTGGCAAGGGTAGTGGAGTCGGTGGCTCGCAGGCCGCAGCTTCAGGAACGCCTTACAAGTCAGATAGCTGACATATTAATGGAGTGTCTGGATCCTCAAGGCGTAGTTGTCGTGATAGAAGCTGAGCATATGTGCATGAGTATGAGGGGCGTAAAGAAGCCGGGTACCACCACCGTAACCTCGGCGGTGAGAGGCATATTCAGGCGAGATGCCAAATCGAGAGCCGAGGCTTTTGCTTTGATCAAGGGATAG
- the rsxA gene encoding electron transport complex subunit RsxA, translated as MDAGRLFYIVVSGILVNNFIMSRFLGICPFLGVSKRVETALSMGIAVTFVMGMASVVTYVVQYALLELLGLEYLQTIAYILVIATLVQFVEMVIQKTSPTLYQALGIYLPLITTNCAVLGVTLLNMQYQYNLLESLVNGIAGALGFTLAIVLFAAIREQMDFAPIPESMKGFPIALVSAGLMSLAFLGFQGLVK; from the coding sequence ATGGACGCTGGGCGTTTGTTTTATATAGTGGTTAGCGGCATATTGGTAAATAATTTTATTATGTCGCGCTTTCTGGGTATATGCCCCTTTCTGGGAGTGTCCAAGCGTGTGGAAACGGCCCTGAGCATGGGCATAGCCGTCACATTTGTCATGGGCATGGCTTCGGTGGTGACTTATGTAGTACAATATGCGCTGCTTGAGCTATTGGGCCTGGAGTATCTTCAGACCATAGCTTATATATTGGTTATAGCGACGTTGGTTCAATTTGTGGAGATGGTTATACAAAAGACCAGTCCTACGCTTTATCAGGCGCTGGGCATATATCTTCCGCTTATAACCACCAACTGCGCTGTGCTTGGCGTTACCCTATTGAATATGCAATATCAGTATAATCTTTTGGAGAGCCTAGTCAACGGTATAGCCGGTGCTTTGGGCTTTACATTAGCCATAGTGCTTTTTGCGGCTATAAGGGAGCAAATGGATTTTGCGCCGATACCCGAGAGCATGAAAGGCTTTCCGATAGCGCTGGTATCTGCCGGCCTTATGTCGCTGGCGTTTTTGGGCTTCCAAGGACTGGTCAAATAA
- the folB gene encoding dihydroneopterin aldolase, translating into MDKIIIEDLEVYAYHGVASEEKALGQMFLISVEMDIDLIAAGHSDNISDTIHYGHVCGDIEDIIASHSYNLIEALAQDIADRLLQHYPKIQNIKVVVKKPWAPIRSHVKYVAVEIERMRLTDERQG; encoded by the coding sequence ATGGATAAGATAATCATAGAGGATTTGGAGGTTTACGCTTATCATGGTGTGGCCTCGGAAGAAAAAGCATTAGGGCAGATGTTTCTGATATCGGTCGAAATGGATATTGATCTTATTGCAGCCGGACACAGCGATAATATAAGCGATACGATTCATTATGGGCACGTATGCGGTGATATAGAAGACATAATTGCCAGCCATAGTTATAATCTTATAGAGGCTTTAGCGCAGGATATAGCCGATCGTTTGCTGCAACATTATCCGAAAATACAAAATATAAAAGTTGTAGTTAAAAAGCCGTGGGCACCTATCCGTAGCCATGTAAAATATGTAGCGGTGGAGATAGAAAGGATGCGATTGACAGATGAGCGCCAAGGTTAA
- the rnfB gene encoding RnfABCDGE type electron transport complex subunit B gives MNINDILIPVVTLGGLGLIFGAILAFASSRFAVEKDPRVDEVREALPGANCGACGYPGCDGLAAAIVAGKAPVNACTVGGAASAEKIGAIMGVEAQAGEKQVARVLCQGDLEAAAQKYKYVGIESCAAANALGGGSKACGYGCLGFGDCVKACPFDAIDIVNGVAIVDEKRCTGCTICVAACPKGIIQMVPQSKRVVILCASLDKGKLVRGYCKVGCIACNICVRKCPENAIVLENNLAHIVYDKCTNCAECVDKCPASTIKNYDGVCEERETAAL, from the coding sequence ATGAATATAAATGATATATTGATCCCTGTGGTTACATTGGGTGGATTGGGATTGATTTTCGGAGCCATACTGGCTTTTGCTTCATCGCGCTTTGCGGTGGAAAAAGATCCGCGCGTCGATGAGGTGCGCGAGGCACTGCCGGGCGCCAATTGCGGCGCCTGCGGTTATCCGGGATGCGATGGGTTGGCCGCTGCTATAGTGGCTGGGAAGGCTCCTGTTAATGCTTGTACTGTCGGCGGGGCTGCCAGCGCCGAAAAGATAGGAGCCATCATGGGAGTGGAAGCGCAGGCTGGCGAGAAACAGGTGGCACGCGTGCTTTGCCAGGGTGACCTGGAGGCGGCCGCTCAAAAGTATAAATACGTGGGTATAGAAAGCTGTGCCGCGGCCAATGCATTAGGTGGCGGCAGCAAGGCCTGCGGATATGGTTGTTTGGGCTTTGGCGATTGCGTTAAGGCTTGTCCGTTCGACGCCATAGATATAGTTAACGGTGTGGCGATCGTCGATGAGAAAAGGTGTACAGGCTGTACCATATGCGTTGCGGCCTGCCCGAAGGGTATTATACAAATGGTGCCTCAGTCAAAGCGCGTTGTGATATTGTGCGCGTCTTTGGATAAAGGTAAGTTGGTGCGGGGTTATTGCAAAGTGGGTTGCATTGCATGCAATATATGCGTGCGCAAGTGCCCGGAAAACGCTATAGTGCTGGAGAATAATCTGGCGCATATAGTTTACGATAAATGCACCAATTGTGCCGAGTGCGTGGATAAATGCCCGGCAAGCACTATAAAAAACTATGATGGTGTTTGTGAAGAGAGAGAAACAGCAGCCTTATAA
- a CDS encoding carbohydrate ABC transporter permease: MDEIKKSTHDGAWAALFLAPQVIGLIVFSIGPIIAAIVLSLFQWDAVGTPLFIGFQNFIDIFSSGSDFWIALKNTLYYSVLTIPVGIILALVLAVILNNVKGKMIYRTIYFMPQVTSSVAICMVWLWMYNGDFGLINQLLSYVGIKGPQWLTDTRWVMPAIAILSIWWGLGYNMTIFLAGLQGIPRSYYEAATIDGANALQQFRHITLPLISPTTFFLTIMAVISSFQVFDQAYIMTGGGPAKASTTLVYLVWDTAFQEFYMGRASAIALMLFVMILIVTLIQFKFSDRWVNYEI; encoded by the coding sequence ATGGACGAGATTAAAAAATCCACTCATGATGGTGCCTGGGCAGCTTTGTTTTTAGCGCCGCAGGTCATAGGGCTTATAGTTTTTTCGATAGGCCCTATAATAGCTGCTATTGTATTGAGTCTTTTCCAATGGGATGCTGTAGGGACACCGCTTTTTATAGGATTTCAGAACTTCATAGATATATTCAGCAGCGGTTCGGATTTTTGGATAGCACTAAAAAATACTCTCTATTACAGCGTTTTAACCATACCAGTAGGAATAATACTGGCTTTAGTACTAGCAGTCATCTTAAACAATGTTAAAGGTAAAATGATATACAGGACTATATATTTTATGCCTCAGGTTACTAGTTCAGTGGCTATATGTATGGTATGGCTGTGGATGTATAATGGCGATTTCGGTCTCATAAATCAGCTTTTATCTTATGTAGGTATAAAAGGACCGCAGTGGTTAACCGATACGCGCTGGGTTATGCCTGCAATAGCTATATTATCAATATGGTGGGGATTGGGTTACAATATGACTATATTTCTTGCCGGACTGCAAGGTATACCTCGCAGCTATTATGAAGCCGCTACTATAGATGGTGCAAACGCTCTGCAGCAGTTCAGGCATATAACATTGCCGCTTATATCGCCGACCACATTCTTTCTGACTATAATGGCGGTTATCAGTTCATTCCAAGTGTTCGATCAGGCGTATATAATGACTGGTGGTGGGCCGGCTAAAGCCAGTACTACACTGGTCTATTTGGTATGGGATACGGCATTCCAAGAGTTTTATATGGGTAGAGCCAGTGCCATAGCTTTGATGCTGTTTGTAATGATATTGATAGTAACGTTGATCCAGTTTAAATTTTCCGATCGCTGGGTCAATTATGAGATATAA
- the folP gene encoding dihydropteroate synthase yields MHKSILISDKEWQWGKRTYIMGILNVTPDSFSDGGHFYDIDSAVAQARQMVEEGADIIDVGGESTRPGFKPVSTDEEINRVVPVIQRLARELDIPISIDTYKAKTAIAAIEAGADMINDIWGFKADMNMAAVAAKYKVPICLMHNKNEAVYNNLIEDVLTELKQSIDIALNAGVDTGNIIVDPGIGFGKTWEHNLAIMRHLEEFKRLDYPILLGTSRKSFIGKVLDLPVDDRLEGTLATTVVGIVKGVDVVRVHDVRPNKRVAVMTDAMVR; encoded by the coding sequence ATGCATAAATCTATATTGATAAGCGATAAGGAATGGCAATGGGGTAAGCGCACTTATATAATGGGTATATTGAACGTTACTCCCGATTCGTTCTCTGATGGTGGCCATTTTTACGATATAGACAGCGCTGTAGCCCAGGCCAGGCAGATGGTGGAAGAAGGGGCAGATATAATAGATGTCGGTGGCGAATCCACGCGACCGGGTTTTAAACCTGTATCGACTGATGAGGAAATAAACCGTGTTGTACCGGTCATACAACGTTTAGCTCGGGAATTAGATATACCAATATCGATAGATACCTATAAGGCAAAGACCGCTATAGCTGCCATCGAAGCTGGCGCTGATATGATAAACGACATATGGGGATTTAAAGCCGATATGAATATGGCGGCTGTCGCAGCAAAATATAAGGTGCCGATCTGCTTGATGCACAATAAAAATGAAGCGGTTTATAATAATCTAATAGAAGATGTGCTGACGGAATTAAAACAGAGCATAGATATCGCTCTAAATGCCGGTGTTGATACAGGAAATATAATCGTAGACCCAGGCATAGGTTTTGGCAAGACGTGGGAGCATAATCTCGCTATTATGAGACATCTTGAGGAATTTAAACGATTGGATTATCCGATACTGCTTGGAACGTCGCGTAAATCGTTCATAGGTAAGGTGCTGGATTTGCCCGTTGACGACCGCCTGGAAGGCACGCTTGCCACAACGGTTGTAGGTATAGTAAAGGGCGTGGATGTCGTGCGCGTTCATGATGTCAGGCCCAATAAACGCGTAGCTGTTATGACCGATGCTATGGTGAGATGA